In the genome of Stegostoma tigrinum isolate sSteTig4 chromosome 48, sSteTig4.hap1, whole genome shotgun sequence, one region contains:
- the gjz1 gene encoding uncharacterized protein gjz1: MAAAYVAALGRLASVAMSCVSGAQGLTLWSGLIGLRLLALFIADRTWSGSRTHFVCNSTAASSSVTEFCTTSCFNLHFQFPVDIFWHFSFLLALLPIICLYMLAPRRRPGLPEAGPLPQEEKERGRLSLEEPRGRAQGRGRPWLSIGCSLSLVALESAFVWVVLKIQLPLVLPPSISCLMAPGSACNEASGGPLTCILVDRANKLGALSVMAFTSLLNVGVSLGYVVTVCLAPRGSRWA, translated from the coding sequence ATGGCTGCTGCCTACGTGGCTGCCCTGGGCCGCCTGGCCTCGGTGGCAATGAGCTGTGTGTCGGGGGCCCAGGGCCTGACGCTGTGGTCCGGCCTTATCGGCTTGCGCCTGCTCGCCCTGTTCATCGCCGATCGGACCTGGAGCGGCAGCCGGACCCACTTCGTCTGTAACAGCACCGCCGCCTCCTCCTCCGTCACGGAATTCTGCACCACCTCTTGCTTCAACCTCCACTTCCAGTTCCCTGTCGACATCTTCTGGCACTTCAGCTTCCTGCTGGCACTTCTGCCCATCATCTGCCTCTACATGCTGGCTCCCCGGCGCCGCCCCGGCCTACCAGAGGCCGGGCCCTTGCCCCAGGAGGAGAAGGAGAGAGGGCGCCTGTCCTTGGAGGAGCCCCGAGGGCGGGCGCAAGGCCGGGGTCGTCCTTGGCTCTCCATCGGCTGCAGCCTCTCCCTGGTGGCCCTGGAGTCCGCCTTCGTCTGGGTCGTGCTGAAGATCCAGCTGCCTCTGGTTCTACCCCCCTCCATCAGCTGCCTAATGGCCCCAGGGAGTGCCTGCAATGAGGCCAGCGGGGGACCCCTGACATGCATCCTGGTTGACCGGGCCAATAAGTTGGGGGCCCTGTCCGTCATGGCCTTCACCTCCCTCCTCAACGTGGGTGTCTCCCTGGGTTACGTCGTCACTGTCTGCCTGGCCCCTAGAGGGAGCCGCTGGGCCTGA